A stretch of the Procambarus clarkii isolate CNS0578487 chromosome 47, FALCON_Pclarkii_2.0, whole genome shotgun sequence genome encodes the following:
- the LOC138350800 gene encoding uncharacterized protein: protein MLTIFKEPQDKNKLVEIYHEFNRELLGATMPLQSWASNNKQLNQIIEEEFPDYKVLHKLKVLGMKWNTSTDQLNIKSVEIKHSPLTMRKLSHVSKPFDPLGLLSPILIKGKLLMQECWQRNLGWDETLPEDLQEKGQQLIPDYHKLTILQFPRNALGLNLPTNLHVFCDALGKVYDSVAYLVNTQQLFLLTSKARVAPIKKRSPSQMELTALLMDVRLAHCPIKTLSNIHFGEIVMWSDNKAVLQWVKNDNNKTPYVSKRVREIRELSAGYKLIHVPTKDNPADYLSRGLTIK from the coding sequence ATGTTGACAATTTTCAAGGAACCGCAAGATAAAAATAAACTAGTGGAAATTTACCATGAATTTAATCGTGAACTGTTGGGAGCCACTATGCCCTTACAGTCGTGGGCCTCAAATAACAAACaactaaaccagataatcgaggaaGAATTCCCAGATTATAAGGTACTTCACAAACTGAAAGTCTTAGGTATGAAGTGGAATACTTCCACAGACCAATTAAATATCAAGTCGGTGGAAATCAAGCATTCACCCCTAACTATGAGAAAACTTTCCCATGTCAGCaagccatttgaccctttaggcctactcagtCCTATCCTAATTAAGGGCAAACTCcttatgcaggagtgctggcaaaggaATTTGGGGTGGGATGAAACGTTGCCGGAAGATCTCCAAGAAAAAGGGCAGCAGTTAATTCCTGATTACCACAAACTTACTATTTTACAGTTTCCTCGAAATGCCTTAGGACTAAATTTACCCACAAATTTACATGTGTTCTGCGATGCTTTAGGCAAAGTGTATGACTCAGTAGCCTATCTAGTTAATACTCAACAGTTATTTTTGCTTACATCAAAGGCAAGGGTAGCCCCGATTAAAAAGAGGTCACCttcccaaatggaattaactgctTTATTAATGGATGTAAGACTGGCTCATTGCCCGATCAAAACACTCagtaatattcactttggtgaaaTAGTAATGTGGTCAGACAATAAGGCAGTATTGCAGTGGGTAAAAaacgacaacaacaaaactccctatgtcAGCAAACGAGTAAGGGAAATTCGAGAACTGTCTGCTGGTTACAAATTGATACATGTCCCCACCAAGGACAATCCAGCTGACTACTTATCCAGAGGGTTGACTATAAAATAG